The DNA window ATGAACGATGGCGATTTAGCGATGATACTCGGGTTAATGGTTATAACCGTGGATTGGACTTAAacttgaaagaagaaaaagaagaaacagGCATCAAGAGTGTTGAATTGAATACATCTTTGAAAGGAAAGAACAAGAAGAAGCAAACATTAGAAACACAAGTGAACACATCTTTGAAAGGTAAGAACAAGAAGAAGCAAGAATTAGAAACACATCAATCTGATACGATTGAGAAAATGAAAAATATCAATGTGGCAGAAAGAAAGAATAAAAAGGAAAGTGCAACAAAGGAAGAGAAAACGTATCAATCTTtgaaaggaaagaaaaagaagaagcagCATAAGCATAAAAGCGTTGAAAATTTTCAAAGCCTTGTGAATTCTGAACCTCCTACTACTATGCattcttcttcatcttttgaTGATTTCTTCTATTCCAAGAAAAACAAACAGAAGAAACATAAGTCTGTTTCACCGCCACAACATCATGTTTCATCCACGATTGTGTCAAAAATAAAAGATGAGGATTTTTCTGTGACTATCGGCAATGAGTCGCCTTTGACCTCAATACCTCCACCACCTCCTCCACCACCACCATTCAAGATGCCGGCGTGGAAGTTTAAGGTACAGGGCGACTTTGTTAGAATAGATAGTATTAGTAGTACAAGTAGTGGTTTGGCAGATATAGATGATGATGAAGTATTGGAGTTAGCAGAACCTGGAATTGATCTATTGGTGTATCCCAATACCAACCCAGATGTTGATAACAAAGCTGGTAGTTTTATTGAAAGCTTCAGGGCTGGTTTAAGGGAGGAGAAAATGAATTTCATGAAGAGTCAAGGGATAGGGGACTCTAATCTCTATAATAACCCCACCATCACCAAAAGCAATaacaaaagaagaaattaaaaacaTTGTGCTAAGTCctttttaattgttttgttttttaagtGAATTGTTTTGTTCAAATTCTTGCCAGCATATATACAactcttgattttctttttagtatGTAAATATTGTGATTGTTCAATTTTGAATGTTGATTATGCTTATTAGTATGTTATTAACTTATACACAATACTTATTTTGTTTCATCATTACAATTCTAAAAACATATGAATATTATTTTAGAATGTAATCGTTTACTCAAAAATAAGCACCTATAAATCATAGTAAGTCTCAAGTAAAACCAATGTAATGTAATAGTACAATGGAAGTTAAGTAAAATTCAATCCAAATTTACCTTTGGGGTAAAAGTATAGAATCCTCAACGGTACTttgtataatttattttgttGTAACAAATTTGAGTATATTGTCGGTTAAGGTTATGTTGTAAATTAGACACATTCAACTTACTCATGGAATTCCAACTTGTGACCTTGAATAGCTTATACCCAAAAAAAATCTCCACCTTTCCCTCACCATATAAACAGTGATGTCAACTCAACAATTCAATGGTCCAGCCATGGGTCCCTTACCCTTTGTGTATCATAATTGCAAGGATTTGATTGGGTTGTGATAAGCATCGCTAAATAATTGAGACTAATTAATCTAAGAGTCATCGAAATTTAGCCACTAGGATAAGAagcaaaaaaatttatttaaagggCATTGATCTATAAAATTATGCAGTAACAAAGCCAATGATGAGTATTCCTCATCTTATCCAATTAAATCTACAACAAAGATAAATCTACAACAAAACCAGCATGCATTCGGAATGCAAGTAAATCCCCAGAAAAACCAAAAAGCTAATACAAAAGACAACACAATGCCTAAAAAAAGTAAACAAGCTGCAAGAACACAGGAGCAAAAACCAGCAGTGCTAACCTAATGATACTTGGGTGCCTTGCTCTGTAAATACTTGGACAAAACATCCATAACAGATCCAAAATCAGCCTTGACCTGCATTGGAGGATTGGCAAATTGGCAAGCCAAGTCCTTGATATTCTTCGAATGGTAATCAATTTTGGACTGAGTAAACTTCAACCCATGTGCAGTACTCACCACAACAGTCCTATCAGTAGGCTTGATAACACCACTATTCCTGAGTTTAAACAAAGCAGTCAAAGCAACACCAGTGTGAGGACAAGTAAACATCCCAGTCGAATCGGCCTGAGCCATAGCATCCATCAACTCTTCCTCGGTAGCTTCCTCaacaataccattacagttcttcaAAGCATGAACAGCTCTATCAATACTAACAGGATCACCAATCTGAATAGCAGACGCAAAAGTCGTCTGTGCCCTAACCGGCTTAAACTCTTTCCAACCCGACTTAAAATACAAATACAACGGATTCGCATTCGCAGCTTGAGCACAAACAAGTCTCGGGATCCTATCCACAAGACCCAACTCTCTACACATATGAAACCCTTTATAAAAAGCATAAATATTGCCAAGGTTTCCACCAGGTACAATAACCCAATCAGGCACCTGCCAATCAAACTGCTGCAAAATCTCAATCGCAGCAGTTTTCTGTCCTTCGAGCCTCAAACTGTTCAGAGAATTCGCCAAATAAATCGGCAACTCAGCAGTCACTTCCCGAATCAACTGCATACACCCATCAAAATCAGTATCAATACTAAGAACAAAAGCCCCATTCGCAATCGGCTGAACCAATTGCGCAATCGAGATTCTATTAGCAGGCAGGAAAACAATGGACGGAATCCCAGCAGACGCACAATAAGCCGACAAAGCAGCCGAAGTATCACCGGTCGAAGCACAACCAAC is part of the Vicia villosa cultivar HV-30 ecotype Madison, WI linkage group LG2, Vvil1.0, whole genome shotgun sequence genome and encodes:
- the LOC131653925 gene encoding uncharacterized protein LOC131653925 — protein: MEEEEDISSPFWLQNSSTNRRRLRRSYSIFVSSGTVVIILLVITLAFILVIVPTLHSFISHIFKPNSVKKSWDSLNLLLVLFAIFCGFLSKNNNNSESPRSYENQTFSNTNTRQEYEKPNSETETQPPPWYEYSEDRTPYNRLRSFNSYPDLRQESWWVTGDERWRFSDDTRVNGYNRGLDLNLKEEKEETGIKSVELNTSLKGKNKKKQTLETQVNTSLKGKNKKKQELETHQSDTIEKMKNINVAERKNKKESATKEEKTYQSLKGKKKKKQHKHKSVENFQSLVNSEPPTTMHSSSSFDDFFYSKKNKQKKHKSVSPPQHHVSSTIVSKIKDEDFSVTIGNESPLTSIPPPPPPPPPFKMPAWKFKVQGDFVRIDSISSTSSGLADIDDDEVLELAEPGIDLLVYPNTNPDVDNKAGSFIESFRAGLREEKMNFMKSQGIGDSNLYNNPTITKSNNKRRN
- the LOC131653924 gene encoding threonine synthase, chloroplastic-like — protein: MASSTTTLFQSSPFSLNPKPKPYSLPKSKPSNFSLKSQSQSQPQPLTHNNNTPPATPTPPPSSSKHRRPADENIRDEARRINVSQHLFSAKYVPFNADPSSTESYSLDEIVYRSQSGGLLDVQHDLDALKKFDGAYWRNLFDSRVGKTTWPYGSGVWSKKEWVLPEIDDDDIVSAFEGNSNLFWAERFGKQFLGMNDLWVKNCGTSHTGSFKDLGMTVLVSQVNRLRKMNRPVVGVGCASTGDTSAALSAYCASAGIPSIVFLPANRISIAQLVQPIANGAFVLSIDTDFDGCMQLIREVTAELPIYLANSLNSLRLEGQKTAAIEILQQFDWQVPDWVIVPGGNLGNIYAFYKGFHMCRELGLVDRIPRLVCAQAANANPLYLYFKSGWKEFKPVRAQTTFASAIQIGDPVSIDRAVHALKNCNGIVEEATEEELMDAMAQADSTGMFTCPHTGVALTALFKLRNSGVIKPTDRTVVVSTAHGLKFTQSKIDYHSKNIKDLACQFANPPMQVKADFGSVMDVLSKYLQSKAPKYH